A region of Haliotis asinina isolate JCU_RB_2024 chromosome 9, JCU_Hal_asi_v2, whole genome shotgun sequence DNA encodes the following proteins:
- the LOC137296265 gene encoding caveolin-1-like, with protein sequence MPKQMESDIDLENRDPNNINDHLKVQFEDVLAEPEGAHSIDCCWKFTNTCFNCAFKCCYMLMTLCGPLYGLYYGWSYAMLACAHIWQYTPQIRACEINCIMMRKVYTICLNCCLTPCCESCGAIFSRIQVKQ encoded by the exons ATGCCAAAACAAATGGAATCAGACATCGATTTGGAGAACCGAGATCCTAACAACATCAATGACCACTTGAAG GTCCAATTTGAGGATGTCTTGGCTGAGCCCGAAGGTGCGCACAGCATTGACTGTTGCTGGAAGTTTACCAACACCTGCTTCAACTGCGCCTTCAAATGCTGCTACATGCTGATGACCCTTTGTGGACCTCTGTACGGTCTCTACTATGGTTGGAGTTATGCCATGCTTGCGTGTGCTCACATCTGGCAATACACACCCCAGATCAGAGCTTGCGAGATCAACTGCATCATGATGAGGAAGGTGTATACCATCTGCCTCAACTGCTGCCTGACGCCATGCTGCGAGTCCTGTGGTGCCATCTTCAGCAGGATACAAGTCAAGCAATAA
- the LOC137296264 gene encoding caveolin-1-like, with protein MAEQSHIDLENRDPNNINDHLKVQFEDVLAEPEGAHSIDCCWKFTNTCFNCAFKCCYMLMTLCGPLYGLYYGWSYAMLACAHIWQYTPQIRACEINCIMMRKVYTICLNCCLTPCCESCGAIFSRIQVKQ; from the exons ATGGCAGAACAATCTCATATCGATCTGGAGAACCGAGATCCCAACAATATCAACGACCATTTGAAG GTCCAGTTTGAGGATGTCTTGGCTGAGCCCGAAGGTGCCCACAGCATTGACTGTTGCTGGAAGTTTACCAACACCTGCTTCAACTGCGCCTTCAAATGCTGCTACATGCTGATGACCCTTTGTGGACCTCTGTACGGTCTCTACTATGGTTGGAGTTATGCCATGCTTGCGTGTGCTCACATCTGGCAGTACACACCCCAGATCAGAGCTTGCGAGATCAACTGCATCATGATGAGGAAGGTGTATACTATCTGTCTCAACTGCTGCCTGACGCCATGCTGCGAGTCCTGTGGTGCCATCTTCAGCAGGATACAAGTCAAACAATAA